One Phycisphaera mikurensis NBRC 102666 DNA window includes the following coding sequences:
- a CDS encoding YlbF family regulator: MSDKQAILDAATEVGKLLKGSDAVERLNAAAKAFRDDVTAQRTVVDFNRFLQTLAQKESQGQPIEVEDKRKLTELQDKVASDPQLRNMQKAQMDYVDLLRAVDQAIQAQTGVDDATAGAGGGGNPFGG, from the coding sequence ATGTCCGACAAGCAAGCCATCCTCGACGCCGCCACCGAAGTCGGCAAGCTGCTCAAGGGCTCCGACGCCGTCGAGCGTCTCAACGCCGCCGCCAAGGCCTTCCGCGACGACGTGACGGCGCAGCGGACGGTCGTGGACTTCAACCGCTTCCTGCAGACGCTCGCCCAGAAGGAGAGCCAGGGCCAGCCCATCGAGGTCGAGGACAAGCGCAAGCTCACCGAGCTGCAGGACAAGGTCGCCAGCGACCCGCAGCTGCGGAACATGCAGAAGGCGCAGATGGACTACGTCGACCTGCTCCGCGCGGTCGATCAGGCGATCCAGGCCCAGACCGGCGTGGACGACGCCACCGCGGGCGCCGGCGGCGGCGGGAACCCCTTCGGCGGGTGA
- a CDS encoding glycosyltransferase family 9 protein produces the protein MPDSSPEPGPADASALQRLRLREPPQRVLILRPSALGDVARTVPAVASLTRAFPRARIDWLVNRPFAPAIAQHPGLHAAIPFDRHRRRSVPGLLADLRRRRYDLAIDLQGLARTGLLMAASGACVRVADRAAREGSWVGANRRVRIPPREHAVDRLLTLLQACGIEPVADLRLYTARADRDAAAAARAAAGVGGGFLALAPTARWGCKRWPLERFAALARSVAAAGRPVLALFGPADREAKSEFEAAVRGAGAGPAAPVAAVAPAGVGVLMAHLQAARGFLGNDSAGLHLAVGLGVPTVSLFGPTDPAAVGPFRGGRPAATHAVIRCEPPPAATAYRHLGDDDRHMRRIPSEVVEAAVTRMLRHVDASDPARPDASAPIVA, from the coding sequence TTGCCCGATTCGTCCCCCGAGCCCGGTCCCGCCGACGCGTCGGCCCTCCAGCGGCTGCGCCTGCGGGAACCGCCGCAGCGGGTGTTGATCCTGCGTCCCTCGGCGCTGGGCGACGTCGCGCGGACGGTGCCCGCGGTGGCCTCGCTCACGCGGGCCTTCCCGAGGGCTCGGATCGATTGGCTCGTCAATCGGCCCTTTGCCCCGGCCATCGCGCAGCACCCCGGCCTGCACGCGGCGATCCCCTTCGATCGCCACCGGAGACGCTCCGTGCCGGGGCTGCTCGCGGACCTGCGGCGGAGGCGCTACGACCTCGCGATCGACCTGCAGGGCCTCGCCCGCACCGGCTTGCTCATGGCGGCCAGCGGTGCCTGTGTGCGCGTCGCCGACCGCGCCGCCCGCGAGGGCTCCTGGGTCGGGGCGAACCGGCGGGTGCGGATCCCGCCGCGGGAGCACGCGGTCGACCGGTTGCTGACGCTGCTGCAGGCCTGCGGGATCGAGCCGGTGGCCGACCTGCGGCTGTACACGGCCCGGGCCGACCGGGACGCCGCGGCGGCGGCACGGGCCGCGGCCGGCGTCGGCGGCGGCTTCCTCGCGCTCGCCCCCACCGCCCGCTGGGGGTGCAAGCGGTGGCCGCTGGAACGCTTCGCCGCGTTGGCCCGGTCGGTCGCCGCGGCCGGTCGCCCGGTGCTCGCCCTCTTCGGACCCGCGGACCGTGAGGCGAAATCGGAGTTCGAGGCGGCGGTCCGCGGCGCAGGAGCCGGGCCCGCCGCGCCCGTCGCCGCGGTCGCGCCGGCTGGCGTCGGCGTGCTCATGGCCCACCTGCAAGCGGCCCGGGGCTTCCTCGGCAACGACAGCGCCGGCCTCCACCTCGCGGTGGGCCTGGGCGTGCCCACGGTCAGCTTGTTCGGGCCCACCGACCCCGCGGCGGTCGGGCCCTTCCGCGGGGGCCGGCCCGCCGCGACGCACGCCGTGATCCGCTGCGAGCCCCCCCCCGCGGCCACCGCCTACCGCCACCTCGGCGACGACGACCGGCACATGCGGCGGATCCCCTCGGAGGTCGTCGAGGCGGCCGTGACGCGGATGCTGCGCCACGTCGACGCCTCCGACCCGGCTCGCCCCGACGCGTCGGCACCGATCGTGGCATGA
- a CDS encoding metallophosphoesterase family protein, translated as MPTAVISDIHGNIDALDVVLADIDRRKIERVLCLGDIIGYGPDPVACLDRVMERCAFAMMGNHDFAVLFEPTSFNTSAEQAAFWTRRQFEAEPDPELRRKRWEYLGNLSIRRWENGTMLVHASPRRPINEYVFPDDVLTAPGKMEQIFSRFETRCFCGHTHVTGVFTDEPDFYPPADLGGPYLFHDEEKCIVNPGSVGQPRDRDPRSSYAIVYDDGEAGDDGKGGPARVEFVRLEYDVQAVVEKVEQVADLSDFLGQRLLEGR; from the coding sequence ATGCCCACCGCGGTCATCTCCGACATCCACGGCAACATCGACGCCCTCGACGTCGTGCTCGCCGACATCGACCGCCGGAAGATCGAGCGGGTCCTCTGCCTCGGCGACATCATCGGCTACGGCCCCGACCCGGTGGCCTGCCTGGACCGGGTGATGGAGCGATGCGCCTTCGCGATGATGGGCAACCACGACTTCGCGGTGCTCTTCGAGCCCACCAGCTTCAACACCTCCGCCGAGCAGGCCGCGTTCTGGACGCGTCGGCAATTCGAGGCCGAGCCCGACCCCGAGCTGCGTCGGAAGCGGTGGGAGTACCTGGGCAACCTCTCGATCCGCCGCTGGGAGAACGGCACGATGCTCGTGCACGCCAGCCCGCGCCGGCCGATCAACGAGTACGTCTTCCCCGACGACGTCCTGACCGCGCCGGGCAAGATGGAGCAGATCTTCAGCCGATTCGAGACCCGCTGCTTCTGCGGGCACACGCACGTCACGGGGGTCTTCACCGACGAGCCCGACTTCTACCCGCCCGCCGACCTCGGCGGCCCGTACCTCTTCCACGACGAGGAGAAGTGCATCGTCAACCCCGGCAGCGTCGGCCAGCCCCGCGACCGCGACCCGCGGTCGAGCTACGCGATCGTCTACGACGACGGCGAGGCCGGCGACGACGGCAAGGGCGGCCCCGCCCGCGTCGAGTTCGTCCGGCTCGAATACGACGTGCAGGCGGTGGTGGAGAAGGTCGAGCAGGTCGCGGACCTTTCGGACTTCCTTGGGCAGCGGCTGCTGGAGGGGCGGTGA
- a CDS encoding bis(5'-nucleosyl)-tetraphosphatase — protein MRTDFSCGIIPVIHDGTFRRYLLVRHAAGHWSFPKGHPEVGESDLAAALRELAEETGVAGVDVLPEPVFPETYAFTKRSGRTVHKRVNYFLARVEPGATVRLQAEEVSDHAWGRCGDTSRRMTFGEGRKLLRAADAFIGRGGAASIGL, from the coding sequence ATGCGCACCGACTTCTCCTGCGGCATCATCCCGGTGATCCACGACGGCACCTTCCGCCGCTACCTGCTGGTGCGTCACGCCGCGGGGCACTGGTCCTTTCCCAAAGGTCACCCGGAGGTGGGCGAGAGCGACCTCGCGGCGGCGCTGCGTGAGCTGGCCGAGGAAACCGGCGTCGCCGGCGTCGACGTGCTGCCCGAGCCGGTCTTCCCGGAGACGTACGCCTTCACCAAGCGCTCCGGCAGGACCGTGCACAAGCGCGTCAACTACTTCTTGGCCCGCGTGGAGCCCGGCGCCACCGTGCGGCTCCAGGCCGAGGAGGTGAGCGACCACGCCTGGGGCCGGTGCGGCGACACATCGCGGCGGATGACCTTCGGCGAGGGCCGGAAGCTCCTGCGGGCGGCCGACGCGTTCATCGGACGCGGCGGCGCGGCTTCCATCGGCTTGTGA
- a CDS encoding type II secretion system protein, protein MSHRNPRSLKSAGFTLVEILIVVVILGILAAIVIPQFTNASQAARASQLTAQLQTLRSQLELAQMEHQGVYPTLSGTNAAAWAPLTTPTQRLDTYAAAVATTTNPAGPYLQKPPVNAFFAATTALPNTSVGSAATNAWIYDATTGSIRANVNTLDAAKAQGLGLDIWNATTNPGGDVSPK, encoded by the coding sequence ATGTCGCATCGCAACCCCCGCTCGCTCAAGTCCGCTGGTTTCACCCTCGTCGAGATCCTGATCGTCGTGGTCATCCTCGGCATCCTCGCCGCCATCGTGATCCCGCAGTTCACGAACGCCTCGCAGGCCGCCCGGGCTTCGCAGCTCACCGCCCAGCTGCAGACCCTCCGCAGCCAGCTCGAGCTGGCGCAGATGGAGCACCAGGGCGTGTACCCGACCCTCTCGGGCACCAACGCCGCCGCCTGGGCGCCCCTGACGACGCCGACCCAGCGCCTGGACACCTACGCCGCCGCGGTCGCGACGACGACCAACCCCGCCGGCCCCTACCTGCAGAAGCCCCCGGTGAACGCGTTCTTCGCCGCCACGACGGCCCTGCCGAACACCTCCGTCGGCAGCGCCGCCACCAACGCCTGGATCTACGACGCCACGACCGGCTCGATCCGCGCCAACGTCAACACGCTCGACGCCGCGAAGGCGCAGGGCCTGGGCCTGGACATCTGGAACGCCACCACCAACCCCGGCGGCGACGTCTCGCCCAAGTGA
- a CDS encoding GspH/FimT family pseudopilin, which yields MPRRNAPRSAAASRGGFTLIEILIVVLIVGIAGALVVPSMLSAGTIGLQGAARLIVADLQYAQNEAVASGAVRGIEFDPAANRYRMFDENDATIDLKWMRVGGRADTVPGDGTGHTVDFSTDPRFKGFDLRRTRTDGLDPGQLPFRVTFDELGAPTSGSANAIIHIAFAENAYRIEVDGFTGRVTVQ from the coding sequence ATGCCCCGACGAAACGCCCCCCGATCCGCCGCCGCCTCCCGCGGGGGCTTCACCCTCATCGAGATCCTGATCGTGGTGCTGATCGTCGGCATCGCGGGCGCCCTGGTGGTCCCCTCGATGCTCTCCGCCGGCACGATCGGCCTGCAGGGCGCCGCCCGGCTGATCGTGGCCGACCTCCAGTACGCCCAGAACGAAGCCGTCGCGAGCGGGGCGGTCCGCGGCATCGAGTTCGATCCGGCCGCGAACCGCTACCGCATGTTCGACGAGAACGACGCGACGATCGACCTGAAGTGGATGCGGGTGGGCGGGCGGGCGGACACCGTCCCCGGCGACGGCACCGGCCACACCGTCGACTTCTCCACGGACCCGCGCTTCAAGGGCTTCGACCTGCGGCGGACCCGGACCGACGGCCTGGACCCCGGCCAGCTGCCCTTCCGCGTGACCTTCGACGAGCTCGGCGCTCCGACCAGCGGCTCGGCCAACGCCATCATCCACATCGCCTTCGCCGAGAACGCGTACCGCATCGAGGTCGACGGCTTCACCGGCCGGGTCACCGTCCAGTAG
- a CDS encoding type II secretion system protein GspD, producing MIPFRTTSSRWAAAIGVVGSLAGGGLQASAQDAPPAAAGEPMDLFEAPAPEGESAVEMDSFGKIDLAVKDLEIAKVLQLLSIQSQKNIVTSRNVSGKVSADLYGVSFHDALNAILQPNNFGYEEKGNFIYVYTTSELEERQQAARTLSTRVVRLNYLNGADAKAIASTLLSDAGKVTFNSEAAEGFAPSTGSAGSNEFALSDALIVRDYEENVEQIVALLDELDVRPKQVLIEATILQAALTENNAFGVDFSAFQNLSSFDFSSPLNAIDDLLGGGGPDGDSGGAITSGVGNTGAPGGVKVGYVGDDASVFVRALDQVTDTTVVAKPNVMVLNRMRADLLVGSRLGYLSTTQTETSTSQTVEFLDVGTQLTVRPFVSNEGTVRLELRPSISDGNVVTREGFVIPNETTQELITNIIVENGQTVVIGGLFKEDTTSTRDQVPGLGDIPFLGNAFKGKDDTVERSEVIFLIKTTIVEPQQMTAAGEAATEAIRNKRIGARNGLLPWSNDKLVSSNLLTAREALAAGDKDKALWHANLALYISPTGADALAMKQEITGERIAYHDRSQLESVFADEMDRGLMEINPDGPAIDPIDPTVPMSATGGQNAPAPRDSDWAYTFEEEAEEPTPAPAEPATAVLPPTPVSTGDAEKDAAAMDAYYEQLLSGVDVE from the coding sequence ATGATTCCGTTCCGCACCACTTCGTCCCGATGGGCAGCCGCCATCGGGGTCGTCGGCAGCCTCGCCGGAGGCGGCCTCCAGGCCTCCGCCCAGGACGCCCCGCCCGCCGCTGCCGGTGAGCCGATGGACCTCTTCGAAGCCCCCGCCCCCGAGGGCGAGTCCGCCGTCGAGATGGACTCGTTCGGCAAGATCGACCTGGCCGTGAAGGACCTGGAGATCGCCAAGGTGCTCCAGCTGCTCTCGATCCAGAGCCAGAAGAACATCGTCACCAGCCGCAACGTCTCGGGCAAGGTTTCCGCCGACCTGTACGGCGTCTCCTTCCACGATGCGCTCAACGCGATCCTCCAGCCGAACAACTTCGGCTACGAGGAGAAGGGCAACTTCATCTACGTCTACACGACCTCGGAGCTGGAGGAGCGTCAGCAAGCGGCCCGGACGCTGTCGACCCGGGTGGTCCGTCTCAACTACCTCAACGGCGCCGACGCGAAGGCGATCGCCTCGACGCTGCTGTCCGACGCCGGGAAGGTGACGTTCAACTCCGAGGCCGCCGAGGGCTTCGCGCCCTCCACCGGCAGCGCCGGCAGCAACGAGTTCGCCCTCTCCGATGCGCTGATCGTCCGCGATTACGAGGAGAACGTCGAGCAGATCGTCGCCCTCCTCGACGAGCTGGACGTCCGCCCCAAGCAGGTGCTAATCGAGGCCACGATCCTCCAGGCGGCGCTCACCGAGAACAACGCCTTCGGCGTGGACTTCTCCGCCTTCCAGAACCTGTCGAGCTTCGACTTCTCCAGCCCCTTGAACGCCATCGACGACCTGCTCGGCGGCGGCGGGCCCGACGGCGACTCCGGCGGCGCCATCACCTCCGGCGTCGGCAACACCGGCGCCCCCGGCGGCGTGAAGGTCGGCTACGTCGGCGACGACGCCAGCGTCTTCGTCCGCGCCCTCGACCAGGTCACCGACACCACCGTGGTCGCCAAGCCCAACGTCATGGTGCTCAACCGGATGCGGGCCGACCTGCTCGTCGGCTCCCGCCTGGGCTACCTCTCGACCACGCAGACCGAGACCAGCACCAGCCAGACCGTCGAGTTCCTCGACGTCGGCACGCAGCTGACCGTCCGGCCGTTCGTCTCCAACGAGGGCACCGTCCGCCTCGAGCTCCGCCCGTCGATCTCCGACGGCAACGTCGTGACCCGCGAAGGCTTCGTCATCCCCAACGAGACGACGCAGGAGCTGATCACCAACATCATCGTCGAGAACGGCCAGACGGTCGTGATCGGTGGTCTGTTCAAGGAGGACACCACCTCCACCCGCGACCAGGTCCCCGGCCTCGGCGACATCCCCTTCCTGGGCAACGCCTTCAAGGGCAAGGACGACACGGTGGAGCGGTCGGAGGTGATCTTCCTGATCAAGACCACCATCGTCGAGCCGCAGCAGATGACCGCCGCCGGCGAGGCCGCCACCGAGGCCATCCGAAACAAGCGGATCGGTGCCCGCAACGGCCTGCTGCCCTGGAGCAACGACAAGCTGGTCTCCAGCAACCTGCTCACCGCCCGCGAGGCCCTCGCCGCCGGCGACAAGGACAAGGCTCTCTGGCACGCCAACCTGGCCCTCTACATCTCGCCCACCGGCGCCGACGCCCTGGCGATGAAGCAGGAGATCACCGGCGAGCGGATCGCCTACCACGACCGCAGCCAGCTCGAGAGCGTCTTCGCCGACGAGATGGACCGCGGCCTCATGGAGATCAACCCCGACGGGCCCGCCATCGACCCGATCGACCCGACGGTGCCGATGTCCGCCACCGGCGGCCAGAACGCTCCGGCTCCCCGCGACAGCGACTGGGCCTACACGTTCGAGGAGGAAGCGGAGGAGCCCACGCCCGCTCCCGCCGAGCCCGCCACGGCGGTCCTGCCGCCCACGCCGGTCTCCACCGGCGACGCGGAGAAGGACGCGGCCGCCATGGACGCCTACTACGAGCAGCTGCTCTCCGGCGTCGACGT